Within the Rosa rugosa chromosome 2, drRosRugo1.1, whole genome shotgun sequence genome, the region GTCGGTGAGGTGAagagaccggctatttggcagcttgatggttcttcacgagcttgggagACTTCTAAGCTTTGGAGAGGTTTCTTCCGTCTGCTTGTGTCCATCTATCGTCCTCTCCGCCcatcttgatttgagagggggtatttatagtgttgTCGCCTCCCTCAACTTGGAATACATTGATGACACAACATTAATCGCATTCCATAATTGTGTAATTAAATCAATCAGTTTTAATAGAttgatttaattattttttatttaaggaatatgtcaatcaattttgatttgatttaatgtccgatttcaatcagaattaaacaatttaatttgattgatatttgaatttaatacttgatttcaatcagGATTAAACAATTTAACCTGATCGATATTTGTATTTGATGCTTGATTTTTATCGAGATCAATCAGTTTAATACGATTGATCCACTTTAAATGCTTAACTCGAGCAACAATCAATCAGTGATAAATCGACACTTTCACAATTGACGCTTCCGCGTCATTCAATCGATGGATCACTCGTATTTTGACACGTGTCATCCTCGAAGCTCACATAATTTTAGTGATGTACGAGCCACGTGTACCTTTTGTAGGACACATGTGCCAACTAAGCTCGTTTAGTCAAAAATTTCAAAGATTGACCGATTTatttaataattttattttcattaaatttcttgTGTCTACAATGATTCCAATTGAAACATTTGTGTTAACATCGATGAAGTTCAGACTTTAGCTTATGTTAGAGCTCTACTTGGCTGTATAGGACGATGGTTTTCACTTAATAATGCCATTAGATATATGGTTATTATATTATGCAAGCTGATGGAATTCTTGGATTTTAGAGTTttacaaaattgaagaaaacaTGACCAATCTAAACAAAATTAAAGATCCCAAATTCATTTGCCGCACCCAAAACTGCATGCACCAAAATTTAAAACCAATAAACCAAATAAGAAGCTTACCTGGAGCTCAATCCCTCAAAGATCTCAGATTGCTCAATCGAATCTCTCGAGTTGATCAAATGGGTGCCAAATCGGATATTATGATTTGATCAAATGAGCTCAATCTCTCAAACATTAGTTAGAGACCAAGAAAAACTATCACCAGCCCCTTGGCTCCCTCTGAGAACAAAAAATCATCTTTATTCATGTATTAGAAAAACCCAGTATAAATTGGAAatattgaggaagaagaaagtacCTCATGAAAGCAAGCAGCAAGCCTACTGTTTCAATAAAACCACGCCCATTAGAATCTTTGAGATCAAATATAAAAGCGCAGTATTCCGTTTTTGAACGAGAGaggcaaaataagaacaaactgGTAACATGGAGACCTTGACGGCTTTAATCCTTGGCTAGCAACAACAACGCCTCACACCATATCCAGGCACCAATTGAGACTGAGCCAAATGTATGAGCctaaaagtatttttggcaatatccttcatATGTGTTTGGCACCaatggctccaattttgttgcagctggtcaacagtctcttttcttgcgcgggcgtgccagcaccgtcgggtgcggtcgtcgaggatgtcccttgacctgacttctgttgagcgattgtagacgaggagagcaccaacctcgtcgcggggattctttgtgcctcgtggtgaggactttgctgaagtttcttcttgttaacacaatcgatactcaatattgtagatcgagcagagcgacatcaccgggaaatgttgagatcttgctaaagcgtgactttagcttggctgggttgctagggcgttacccttgcttggctggttctgtaaccgttgtggtcgcggcactaccgtcggctcccgagaagactaggaccgaagcacgttgacagagggtttggtggcactgaaagtcggcttctgagaagactaggactaggagtgtgatcaccggtaagagaaagagaaggagagggagaggagttgctcttagagaagtttgctctagagagaacttagatcttcttagagatgttgttgttgaatgtgaatgtgtcttgtTGAATGTGAAAACGCGTTGCTCCTTTTCTGTGCTCATTTGGCTCCTTTCGCATTTTCCACTAGTGGGGTCTTTTGTACATTTCCTCGGCTTTTCTCAAAAGTGAAACTGACTCTTGCTTTTGCTCTTGTTGATTTGTATGTCCACTCAACTCTCATTCCATTTGCAAAGGAGAAATAGCAACTTTGGAGTCAACGGAGCAACAGATCTGAAGTTGAGAATCACAGGAAGCTTGCAAAGGCGATCAGATCTGAAGCTTGTTTTGACAGGTACTACTTACAGTGTTGAAAATATGTTAAATCTAGTTCAGAATAAATGTCGAGGCTGATTTAGATCTCAGAACTGGAGTCATTACGAATTAACGATCCACGTTGCTTTTCTGTCTAATCAGGAAACCATGGCTCTGGAAGTTGTGGGTGGagcttttctctcttctgctcTTGCTGTTCTGTTTGATAGGATGGCTTCCCGTCCGCTTGTTGACTTCATCCGAGGAAAGAAGAACACCACTGAGCTGCTCCGTAAGTTGAAGATTAAGTTGCGGTCGGTTAATAAGTTGCTCGATGATGCAGAGGAGAAGCAACTCATCAAAGACTCTGGCGTCAGGGAATGGCTTAATGAGCTTAAAGATGTTCTCTATCATGCTGATGACCTGTTGGATGACATCAATACTGAAGCTCTGCGTTGCaagatggaacaagaagattCTGGAAGCCGCAGCACCAATCAGGTACTGAACTCTGGTTCCATTTCCATTCATCAACTTGACGAAAGGATACAGGAGATTCTTGACGAATTAGAACTTATTGTCAATGAAAAAGATGTGCTTGATTTGAAAGAGGGTGTTAAGGCTAGGCCACAAGAAAGACTGCCTACAACTTCTTTGGTAGTAGAGTCTAGTGTATATGGAAGGGATGAAGAAAAGGAGGCCATTATCAAATTATTGTTAGCGGATGGTATGACTGGAAATAAGATAGATGTGCTTCCAATTGTGGGCATGGGTGGGCTTGGAAAGACCACTCTTGCTCAACTCGCATACAACGATGACAGAGTCAAGCAACATTTTGACCATCAATCATGGTCTTGTATTTCAGTAGAATTTGATGTTATCAAAATAACACAGACAATTTATGGGGCGGTCACTTCACAAACTTGTAACATCACAGATCTAGACATGCTTCAAGTTGAACTAAAGAAGGCGTTGTCAGGGAAGAAATTTCTgtttgttcttgatgatgtttGGGATGTGAATTTAACGAAGTGGGATCGCTTGAGCCGACCCTTTGAGAGTGGAGGTCATGGAAGTAAGATCATTGTCACAACACGTGATGAAGGTGTCGCACGCAAGATGGGTACCCTTCAAAGTCAACATCTAATGCAACTAACAGAGGAAGACTGCTGGTCGTTGTTCTCAAAACATGCCTTCTGGAATGGAGGAGATCCGTCGCTTGAAGTGATTGGAAAACAGATTGTTCAAAAGTGTAAAGGACTCCCTTTAGCTGCAAAATCACTTGGGGCTCTTTTACGTTCTGAACCAAGTAttgaaaaatggaaagaaatattGAACAATGACATATGGGAGTCGCGGGATGAGGACAATGACATTTCGCCTGCTCTATGGTTGAGCTACCATTATCTACCTCCACATCTGAAGCGTTGTTTTGCTTACTGTTCCATATTTCCTCAAGATTATCAGTTTCACAAACTGGATATGGTTTTGTTGTGGATGGCTGAAGATCTCTTACCACTGAAATCGAATACTACAATAGAAAAGTTCGGAGATAAGTGCTTTGATCATCTAGTGTCAAGGTCATTTTTTCAACATGTACCTAATCACTTTTCTGGTGAGGCAGTTTTCACAATGCATGACCTTATCCATGACTTAGCAAAGTTTGTCTCCGGAGAGTTTTGTGTTAGGTTGGAGGACAATGACTCAGTGCTGGAAAATGTTAGCAAGAGTCGTCACTTTTCGTGTGCAACCGGCAGTTTTGATCAATGGGACAGTTTGTATGAAGCCAAGTATTTGAGGACCTTTCTAGTATCAGGATATAAATACCAACGTCCCAACTTAGATTTTGATATATTCTTGAAGCTTCAGTGTTTAAGAGTGCTCAATTTATCAAGGTACAATATTGGTGAGCTGCCTAGTTCAATTAGCAAGTTGAAGCATCTGAGGCACTTTGACTTGTCTGAGTCGTCAATTAAAAAGTTACCTGATGAAATGTGTACTTTATATAATTTACAGACTTTATTGTTGTTGGGTTGTGAATCTCTAGTTGAGTTGCCAACTGATTTGGGAAGATTAATCAACTTGCGTCATCTTGATATTAGAGACACAAATATAAAAAAGATGCCACCAAGGATGGGCAAAATGAAAGATCTCCAAACATTAAGAGGTCAGTTTGCCCTAGACAAGTGCACTGGTGATAACATTGTCGAGATTAAAGAGCTTCAGCAGTTGCGCGGAACACTCTGTATCTCGGGGCTTCGCAATAGTGTGCGTGTCACAGATGCCATTATGAGAAAGAAGAAGCATCTGGATGAATTAGTTTTGGAATGGGGAGGCAAGTCTGGTGACACAGACGTCGATagacaaaaagagagagatgtGCTGGAGAACCTCCAACCTCATACAAATCTAAAACAACTCACCATTCGATCTTACGGGGGCACAAGATTTCCAGGTTGGTTGGAAGATATTCATTCTAGTTTATCTAATCTGGTTCGTCTTCAGCTTCTggattgtggaaattgtttgtCCTTGCCATCAGTTGAGCAGCTACCCTCCCTCCAAGTGCTTGAGATTGAAGGATTAATTAATGGAGTGGTGACTTGGGGTTCCAAGCCTTTTCCAAATCTTCGTGAGCTTCGTCTGAAATCTTGTCCCGAGGTAACCGGGGCATTCACGTCAGCCTGCTTCCCAAAGCTTGAAAGCCTCAAATGGGAGGATGTGAATGTAGAATCTCTTAATTACCCTTCACTCCTCTCCCTTGTCCAACTTGAAATAATTTCATGCCccaattttgtttgttttcccgATGCGCCCAATTTGAAGACCTTACTTGTCAAAAAATGTCCGAAACTGAGGTCATTGCCACAACACATGCACAACCTTCTCCCATCTCTCAGGCACTTGACCCCATCTGATTGTCCAGAATTGGAATCATTTCCCCAAGGGGGATTGCCGTCTAAGTTGGAAGAATTGGAGATCTGGCGTTGCAAGAAACTCCTCATTGGAAACCGTATGCAGTGGGGTCTACCAACACTCACCTCTCTCAAAATCTTGTGGGTCAACTTTGAACAAGTTGTAGATCCATTTCCAGACGAGGGGCTGCTGCCCACCACTCTCGGAGAACTCCACATCGAAAGTATTTCGAAGCTGGACGGCAAGGGGTTTACACAACTCACCTCTCTTAAAGAGTTGACAATTCGCAATTGCCCTGAACTCCGGTGCTTGCCAGATGAAGGGCTACccacttctctttcttctctgcaCATCGTTGATTGCCCAGAACTCCGGTGCTTGCCAGATGAAGGGCTACccacttctctttcttctctgcaCATCTGGAGGTGTCCTTTACTAGAACAACGTTGCCAGAGAGAGACAGGGGAAGATTGGACCAAGATTGCTCACATCAAGACCATTTCTATCCGTTCCAATTGGTTATAAACTGTAGGGTTAGCCAATTACCTCTGTTTCTCAATGCATTTGTTCATTTCTATACATCATCATTGTTTTGACCTCTACATTTGAATTCTTGTATAGGCTCCACTCCATGTGCTTTGTAATTCCCTAATCAGATGATTCCACTGCTGAGATAGAAACTTCCCGGTGAGTCAAAACTATTTGTTAGTCGGCATAATGCAGATGTCATAAGATTTGCTACACACTCTCAAGGCTTGATGAACTTGCAATGTTACTTGTATCATCATAAAAAATTGAAGAACCAATTTTCTACCAAGTTTTATAACTAGATAGAGCAAAATCTTGAGCAATTGGATAAGTATTCTAATTCTTCTTTCATGTTTCTCTTCATCTAGGGATCTATCTTACAACAAGGGCCTGACAGGACCACTCCCAGCAGAAATTGGGAGTTTGAAGAAGCTATCTAACATGTAGGGAAATACTATTTTACTTGGAGGCCAACTGTTAAAACTACAATGCCATTGTAAAATCTTGTCATAAAATTGCTTGCTTGGGTCCATTGCAGAATTCTGGTTGGTTGCAGCTTCTCTGGTCTCATCCCTCCTACTGTAGGGTCCCTACAGGAGCTAGTATATCTGTAAGAATTTTGTATTCCTTCATAAATGTTTTACAGCTCAGCTGAAAGATGAACATTCTTATGGATGTTATCTTGGATGCTGTAAATGACACGATTTGCTATATCTGCTCATCTATCtgaaattttcaaatatttggTGCTCAATTTGCTCTTTTCGTTTATGAAACCCCAGGTCTCTGAACTCTGGGAGGATACCATCTTCTATTGGTAGTCTGTCTAGACTATATTGGCTGGATCTAGCTGACAACAACCTTGAAGGACGCATCCCAGTCTCTGATAGTGGTGAACCTGGTCTTGACATTCTCAGTCATTGCAAGCACTTGTATGTcaacttccttttttttttttttttccctattgTCCATTGCTTGTCCTGTAATGGTATCCTTCAATCATCTAAGATTGTCTCCATATTTTGCAGTCATCTCGGAATGAATAAGCTCTCAGGCACAATTCCATCAAAGCTTTTTAGCTCAAACATGAGCCTGATACATGTGTAAGATTAAATACACGACGCACACACCCATACACAGATATATTGGAAATGTAGACACTGAGAATTGGGGATATCTGTGCATTATAGAAAGTGTGACCTGTTTTCCTTGGGAGTCTTTTCATATTTATTGACCATTTTGAACTTAAAACTTCCTAACTCCTTAACTCTCTAATATAGTTTATCCTcagattatttttctttctcataCAATTAGCATCCCCTTATACATTTCCTGCTCAGGCTCTTCGAAAGTAATCAAC harbors:
- the LOC133733225 gene encoding putative disease resistance RPP13-like protein 1 isoform X1, producing the protein MALEVVGGAFLSSALAVLFDRMASRPLVDFIRGKKNTTELLRKLKIKLRSVNKLLDDAEEKQLIKDSGVREWLNELKDVLYHADDLLDDINTEALRCKMEQEDSGSRSTNQVLNSGSISIHQLDERIQEILDELELIVNEKDVLDLKEGVKARPQERLPTTSLVVESSVYGRDEEKEAIIKLLLADGMTGNKIDVLPIVGMGGLGKTTLAQLAYNDDRVKQHFDHQSWSCISVEFDVIKITQTIYGAVTSQTCNITDLDMLQVELKKALSGKKFLFVLDDVWDVNLTKWDRLSRPFESGGHGSKIIVTTRDEGVARKMGTLQSQHLMQLTEEDCWSLFSKHAFWNGGDPSLEVIGKQIVQKCKGLPLAAKSLGALLRSEPSIEKWKEILNNDIWESRDEDNDISPALWLSYHYLPPHLKRCFAYCSIFPQDYQFHKLDMVLLWMAEDLLPLKSNTTIEKFGDKCFDHLVSRSFFQHVPNHFSGEAVFTMHDLIHDLAKFVSGEFCVRLEDNDSVLENVSKSRHFSCATGSFDQWDSLYEAKYLRTFLVSGYKYQRPNLDFDIFLKLQCLRVLNLSRYNIGELPSSISKLKHLRHFDLSESSIKKLPDEMCTLYNLQTLLLLGCESLVELPTDLGRLINLRHLDIRDTNIKKMPPRMGKMKDLQTLRGQFALDKCTGDNIVEIKELQQLRGTLCISGLRNSVRVTDAIMRKKKHLDELVLEWGGKSGDTDVDRQKERDVLENLQPHTNLKQLTIRSYGGTRFPGWLEDIHSSLSNLVRLQLLDCGNCLSLPSVEQLPSLQVLEIEGLINGVVTWGSKPFPNLRELRLKSCPEVTGAFTSACFPKLESLKWEDVNVESLNYPSLLSLVQLEIISCPNFVCFPDAPNLKTLLVKKCPKLRSLPQHMHNLLPSLRHLTPSDCPELESFPQGGLPSKLEELEIWRCKKLLIGNRMQWGLPTLTSLKILWVNFEQVVDPFPDEGLLPTTLGELHIESISKLDGKGFTQLTSLKELTIRNCPELRCLPDEGLPTSLSSLHIVDCPELRCLPDEGLPTSLSSLHIWRCPLLEQRCQRETGEDWTKIAHIKTISIRSNWL